The proteins below come from a single Streptomyces spongiicola genomic window:
- a CDS encoding LuxR C-terminal-related transcriptional regulator, producing MVRIRVLVVDDHRIFAESLAAALAAEPDVEVAAAGSGPAGLRCLERAAAEGRRFDVMLVDADLGIAAAPRIPVVARAVPDNGDAFVDGISLVAAVRSARPAVRTVVLAEKDDPRRAASALQAGASGWVAKDCSLQRLLTVIRGVLRDETHLPPALLTGVLRELTAARKHRTESERLVESLTPREQEVLRCMVAGLGRKAVAERLFLSPHTVRTHMQNVLGKLGVHSTLAAVALARRAGVGPAEPASSAGDVVERGGQLA from the coding sequence GTGGTCCGTATCCGGGTTCTCGTCGTGGACGACCACCGGATCTTCGCCGAGTCCCTCGCCGCGGCACTCGCCGCCGAGCCGGACGTCGAGGTCGCCGCGGCGGGCAGTGGCCCGGCCGGGCTGCGCTGCCTCGAGCGCGCGGCGGCCGAGGGGCGCAGATTCGACGTGATGCTGGTCGATGCCGATCTGGGGATCGCGGCGGCACCGCGGATCCCCGTGGTCGCGCGTGCCGTCCCCGACAACGGCGACGCCTTCGTGGACGGGATCTCCCTGGTCGCCGCGGTCCGTTCGGCGCGGCCCGCCGTGCGCACCGTCGTGCTCGCGGAGAAGGACGATCCGCGCAGGGCCGCGTCGGCGCTCCAGGCGGGAGCGTCTGGCTGGGTGGCCAAGGACTGTTCGCTGCAGCGGCTGCTCACCGTGATCCGGGGGGTGCTGCGCGACGAGACCCATCTGCCTCCGGCACTGCTCACCGGCGTGCTGCGGGAGCTGACCGCCGCGCGCAAGCACCGGACCGAGAGCGAGCGGCTCGTGGAGTCGCTCACCCCGCGCGAGCAGGAGGTGCTGCGGTGCATGGTGGCCGGTCTGGGCCGCAAGGCGGTCGCGGAGCGGCTCTTCCTCTCCCCGCACACCGTGCGCACCCATATGCAGAACGTGCTGGGCAAACTCGGCGTGCATTCGACCCTGGCGGCGGTGGCACTGGCCCGCCGGGCCGGGGTCGGCCCCGCGGAGCCGGCGTCGTCAGCCGGGGACGTTGTCGAACGGGGCGGTCAACTGGCGTAG
- a CDS encoding GNAT family N-acetyltransferase produces the protein MFRFETEVDKERLGLLGDRLDTANTRRSPAMRALAVSRHKDEVPLHVWVVEEATGQLAAGLTGRTWARWLHVDLLWVDTPHRGAGLGSQLLAAAEREARVGRGCSWSRLETWDFQAPGFYRKHGYEIVGRVPDYPPGVTEYLLAKHLG, from the coding sequence ATGTTTCGTTTTGAGACTGAAGTCGACAAAGAACGGCTCGGCCTGCTCGGCGATCGGCTCGACACCGCCAACACCCGGCGCTCCCCGGCGATGCGTGCCCTGGCGGTGAGCCGGCACAAGGACGAAGTCCCCCTGCACGTCTGGGTGGTGGAGGAGGCGACCGGGCAACTGGCCGCGGGCCTGACGGGGCGCACCTGGGCGCGCTGGCTCCATGTCGACCTCCTCTGGGTCGACACCCCGCACCGCGGTGCGGGGCTGGGCTCCCAACTCCTCGCCGCGGCCGAACGCGAGGCCCGCGTCGGACGCGGCTGCTCCTGGTCCCGGCTGGAGACCTGGGACTTCCAGGCCCCGGGCTTCTACCGGAAGCACGGATACGAGATCGTCGGCCGGGTGCCCGACTATCCGCCGGGCGTCACGGAATACCTGCTGGCCAAGCATCTCGGCTGA